In Bactrocera oleae isolate idBacOlea1 chromosome 5, idBacOlea1, whole genome shotgun sequence, a genomic segment contains:
- the LOC106616323 gene encoding kelch-like protein 5 isoform X1 has translation MSTNKDSPSRDSMTSSSAPISLLADGDSLTRDYSLGSLTSAVSQDEYFRCRDHADSVLKRLQLYLDSHQLCDVVLIAGIDGKRVPAHRVVLSASSAYFAAMFTGSLRETKEQEVTLGEVHGDALQILIQYCYTGYMELREDTVETLLATACLLQLNSVVTACCNFLARQLHPSNCLGFAFFAERQSCTTLLRLAKSYTCQHFMQVCKNQEFLQLDSEQLGKLISSDDLNVPTEEDVVHSLKMWVQHDPASREKHIPELLALVRLPLLKPSFIMDHVETLCSSNECQQLVMEALKWHLLPERRNLLALIASERTKPRKSTVGRLLAVGGMDAHKGAISIESYCPYGDKWSVWKNMSARRLQFGVAVMDDKLVIVGGRDGLKTLNTVESLDLNTMVWTALNPMGTHRHGLGVAVLEGPLYAVGGHDGWSYLSTVERWDPSTRTWSYVASMSSMRSTAGVAVLGGRLYVVGGRDGSVCHRSIECYDPHTNKWTMRAPMNKRRGGVGVAVANGFLYALGGHDCPASNPSVCRTDTVERYDPATDSWTLICSLNVGRDAIGCALLGDRLMAIGGYDGNHYLKTVEVYNAETNEWTQAAPLTYSRAGACVVAIPNIIPPTPPLPSATKKWKPVRLNPMCYRRTVEFVDYYNL, from the exons ATGTCTACTAACAAAGATAGCCCTAGTCGTGATTCCATGACATCCTCATCTGCGCCCATATCTTTACTGGCCGATGGAGATTCTCTAACCCGTGACTATAGTTTAGGTAGCCTTACATCTGCCGTAAGTCAAGATGAATATTTCCGATGTCGTGACCATGCGGATAGTGTATTAAAACGCTTGCAGTTATACTTGGACAGTCATCAGCTCTGCGATGTAGTATTAATTGCTGGAATCGACGGCAAGCG agtgCCAGCCCATCGTGTAGTATTGTCAGCATCGAGCGCCTACTTTGCCGCCATGTTCACCGGTTCATTGCGTGAGACCAAAGAGCAGGAAGTCACGCTTGGCGAGGTGCATGGCGATGCATTACAAATACtaatacaatactgttatacGGGTTATATGGAGCTGCGCGAAGATACTGTAGAAACACTCCTAGCCACTGCCTGTCTGTTACAATTGAACTCTGTAGTCACTGCCTGCTGCAACTTTCTGGCGCGCCAATTACATCCATCAAACTGCCTGGGCTTTGCCTTCTTTGCGGAACGACAAAGCTGCACAACGCTACTACGTCTGGCCAAATCCTACACATGTCAACATTTCATGCAG gtttgcaAAAATCAAGAATTCCTGCAACTCGATTCCGAGCAGCTGGGTAAGCTAATTTCTAGCGATGATCTCAATGTGCCTACCGAGGAAGACGTAGTGCACAGTCTCAAGATGTGGGTGCAACACGATCCCGCCAGCCGCGAGAAACACATTCCCGAGTTGCTGGCGTTAGTGCGTTTACCGCTGCTGAAACCCTCATTCATAATGGATCACGTTGAAACGCTGTGTAGTTCCAATGAATGTCAACAGCTTGTGATGGAAGCGCTTAAATGGCATTTACTGCCCGAACGACGCAATTTGTTAGCTTTAATAGCTTCGGAGCGCACAAAGCCGCGTAAGTCGACGGTGGGCCGTTTGTTGGCTGTGGGCGGCATGGATGCGCACAAG GGCGCTATAAGTATTGAAAGCTACTGTCCTTATGGAGACAAGTGGTCCGTGTGGAAAAATATGTCCGCACGTCGTTTACAATTCGGTGTTGCTGTGATGGATGATAAGTTAGTTATAGTGGGCGGTCGCGATGGCTTAAAAACGCTCAATACAGTAGAGAGTTTAGACTTGAATACGATGGTATGGACAGCGCTTAATCCGATGGGCACGCATCGTCATGGCTTGGGTGTGGCGGTATTGGAGGGTCCACTCTATGCAGTTGGTGGTCATGATGGCTGGAGCTATTTGTCCACTGTTGAACG TTGGGACCCAAGCACACGTACCTGGAGTTACGTGGCTTCGATGTCCTCGATGCGTTCGACCGCTGGCGTGGCAGTGCTTGGTGGCCGTTTATATGTGGTAGGCGGTCGAGATGGTTCGGTGTGTCATCGTTCTATCGAATGTTATGATCCACACACCAATAAATGGACCATGCGCGCGCCAATGAATAAACGACGCGGTGGTGTTGGC GTTGCTGTTGCAAATGGATTCCTATACGCGCTGGGTGGCCACGATTGTCCGGCCAGCAATCCCTCTGTTTGTCGCACCGATACCGTTGAGCGTTACGACCCCGCAACAGATTCTTGGACTTTG ATCTGTTCGCTAAACGTCGGACGCGATGCTATTGGCTGCGCTTTGCTGGGCGATCGCCTTATGGCAATTGGCGGTTATGATGGCAATCATTATTTAAAAACCGTTGAAGTATACAATGCGGAGACAAACGAGTGGACTCAAGCTGCACCGCTGACATACAGTCGCGCTGGCGCATGCGTTGTGGCAATACCGAATATTATACCACCAACACCACCATTACCCAGCGCAACA AAGAAATGGAAACCGGTCAGATTGAATCCGATGTGTTACagacgcaccgttgaatttgtCGATTATTACAACCTTTaa
- the LOC106616323 gene encoding kelch-like protein 5 isoform X2, with translation MFTGSLRETKEQEVTLGEVHGDALQILIQYCYTGYMELREDTVETLLATACLLQLNSVVTACCNFLARQLHPSNCLGFAFFAERQSCTTLLRLAKSYTCQHFMQVCKNQEFLQLDSEQLGKLISSDDLNVPTEEDVVHSLKMWVQHDPASREKHIPELLALVRLPLLKPSFIMDHVETLCSSNECQQLVMEALKWHLLPERRNLLALIASERTKPRKSTVGRLLAVGGMDAHKGAISIESYCPYGDKWSVWKNMSARRLQFGVAVMDDKLVIVGGRDGLKTLNTVESLDLNTMVWTALNPMGTHRHGLGVAVLEGPLYAVGGHDGWSYLSTVERWDPSTRTWSYVASMSSMRSTAGVAVLGGRLYVVGGRDGSVCHRSIECYDPHTNKWTMRAPMNKRRGGVGVAVANGFLYALGGHDCPASNPSVCRTDTVERYDPATDSWTLICSLNVGRDAIGCALLGDRLMAIGGYDGNHYLKTVEVYNAETNEWTQAAPLTYSRAGACVVAIPNIIPPTPPLPSATKKWKPVRLNPMCYRRTVEFVDYYNL, from the exons ATGTTCACCGGTTCATTGCGTGAGACCAAAGAGCAGGAAGTCACGCTTGGCGAGGTGCATGGCGATGCATTACAAATACtaatacaatactgttatacGGGTTATATGGAGCTGCGCGAAGATACTGTAGAAACACTCCTAGCCACTGCCTGTCTGTTACAATTGAACTCTGTAGTCACTGCCTGCTGCAACTTTCTGGCGCGCCAATTACATCCATCAAACTGCCTGGGCTTTGCCTTCTTTGCGGAACGACAAAGCTGCACAACGCTACTACGTCTGGCCAAATCCTACACATGTCAACATTTCATGCAG gtttgcaAAAATCAAGAATTCCTGCAACTCGATTCCGAGCAGCTGGGTAAGCTAATTTCTAGCGATGATCTCAATGTGCCTACCGAGGAAGACGTAGTGCACAGTCTCAAGATGTGGGTGCAACACGATCCCGCCAGCCGCGAGAAACACATTCCCGAGTTGCTGGCGTTAGTGCGTTTACCGCTGCTGAAACCCTCATTCATAATGGATCACGTTGAAACGCTGTGTAGTTCCAATGAATGTCAACAGCTTGTGATGGAAGCGCTTAAATGGCATTTACTGCCCGAACGACGCAATTTGTTAGCTTTAATAGCTTCGGAGCGCACAAAGCCGCGTAAGTCGACGGTGGGCCGTTTGTTGGCTGTGGGCGGCATGGATGCGCACAAG GGCGCTATAAGTATTGAAAGCTACTGTCCTTATGGAGACAAGTGGTCCGTGTGGAAAAATATGTCCGCACGTCGTTTACAATTCGGTGTTGCTGTGATGGATGATAAGTTAGTTATAGTGGGCGGTCGCGATGGCTTAAAAACGCTCAATACAGTAGAGAGTTTAGACTTGAATACGATGGTATGGACAGCGCTTAATCCGATGGGCACGCATCGTCATGGCTTGGGTGTGGCGGTATTGGAGGGTCCACTCTATGCAGTTGGTGGTCATGATGGCTGGAGCTATTTGTCCACTGTTGAACG TTGGGACCCAAGCACACGTACCTGGAGTTACGTGGCTTCGATGTCCTCGATGCGTTCGACCGCTGGCGTGGCAGTGCTTGGTGGCCGTTTATATGTGGTAGGCGGTCGAGATGGTTCGGTGTGTCATCGTTCTATCGAATGTTATGATCCACACACCAATAAATGGACCATGCGCGCGCCAATGAATAAACGACGCGGTGGTGTTGGC GTTGCTGTTGCAAATGGATTCCTATACGCGCTGGGTGGCCACGATTGTCCGGCCAGCAATCCCTCTGTTTGTCGCACCGATACCGTTGAGCGTTACGACCCCGCAACAGATTCTTGGACTTTG ATCTGTTCGCTAAACGTCGGACGCGATGCTATTGGCTGCGCTTTGCTGGGCGATCGCCTTATGGCAATTGGCGGTTATGATGGCAATCATTATTTAAAAACCGTTGAAGTATACAATGCGGAGACAAACGAGTGGACTCAAGCTGCACCGCTGACATACAGTCGCGCTGGCGCATGCGTTGTGGCAATACCGAATATTATACCACCAACACCACCATTACCCAGCGCAACA AAGAAATGGAAACCGGTCAGATTGAATCCGATGTGTTACagacgcaccgttgaatttgtCGATTATTACAACCTTTaa
- the Dsor1 gene encoding dual specificity mitogen-activated protein kinase kinase dSOR1 isoform X1, which translates to MSKNKLNLTLPPGAVDATVAASQVVPTPPFKTPSGTEKHSLLGKPKTSIEALTETLEELEMDDSARNRIKVFLSQKEKIGELSDDDLEKLGELGSGNGGVVMKVRHIPTELIMARKLIHLEVKPAIKKQIIRELKVLHECNFPHIVGFYGAFYSDGEISICMEYMDGGSLDLILKRAGRIPESILGKITLAVLKGLSYLRDKHAIMHRDVKPSNILVNSSGEIKICDFGVSGQLIDSMANSFVGTRSYMSPERLQGTHYSVQSDIWSLGLSLVEMAIGMYPIPPPDASTLEAIFNDDPEDGQQTIVEPKVMAIFELLDYIVNEPPPRLEHKIFTDDFKNFVDICLKKNPDERADLKTLLSHAWIRKAEIEEVDIAGWVCKTMDLPPSTPKRNTSPNQ; encoded by the exons ATGTCgaagaataaattaaatttaacgctGCCTCCTGGAGCTGTAGATGCAACAGTGGCCGCGTCACAGGTTGTACCAACACCGCCATTCAAGACACCATCAGGAACAGA aaaacatagTTTACTGGGGAAGCCGAAGACGAGCATCGAGGCGCTGACGGAGACACTGGAAGAGTTGGAAATGGATGATTCCGCACGAAATCGTATTAAGGTCTTTCTCAGTCAAAAGGAGAAAATCGGAGAACTCTCTGATGATGATCTGGAAAAGTTGGGTGAACTTGGCTCCGGTAATGGTGGTGTAGTCATGAAGGTGCGTCACATACCCACAGAATTGATAATGGCACGCAAACTAATACACCTTGAGGTGAAGCCggcaattaaaaaacaaataatacgcGAACTGAAAGTGTTGCACGAGTGTAACTTCCCGCATATTGTTGGTTTCTATGGTGCATTCTACAGTGACGGTGAAATCAGCATTTGTATGGAGTATATGGATGGTGGTTCTTTGGATCTGATATTAAAACGTGCTGGTCGCATACCGGAATCTATACTTGGTAAAATAACGTTAGCCGTGCTAAAGGGTCTAAGCTACTTGCGTGATAAACATGCTATAATGCATCGAGATGTGAAGCCGAGTAATATACTGGTGAACAGCAGTGGCGAAATAAAGATTTGTGATTTTGGCGTATCCGGGCAGTTAATTGATTCCATGGCCAATTCCTTTGTAGGCACGCGCAGTTATATGTCG CCGGAGCGTTTGCAGGGTACACACTACTCGGTGCAATCGGATATTTGGTCGCTCGGTTTGTCACTAGTTGAGATGGCAATTGGCATGTATCCGATACCGCCACCCGACGCCAGTACACTGGAAGCGATATTTAATGACGATCCAGAGGACGGACAACAAACCATCGTAGAACCTAAAGTGATGGCAATTTTTGAGCTACTCGATTACATTGTCAATGAACCACCGCCTAGGTTGGAGCACAAAATATTCACCGACGACTTTAAAAACTTCGTAGACATATGTCTGAAGAAAAATCCCGATGAACGTGCTGATTTGAAAACACTGCTG AGTCACGCATGGATACGCAAGGCTGAGATTGAGGAGGTGGATATTGCTGGTTGGGTGTGCAAAACAATGGATCTGCCACCATCGACACCGAAACGCAACACATCGcccaatcaataa
- the Dsor1 gene encoding dual specificity mitogen-activated protein kinase kinase dSOR1 isoform X2: MSKNKLNLTLPPGAVDATVAASQVVPTPPFKTPSGTDLLGKPKTSIEALTETLEELEMDDSARNRIKVFLSQKEKIGELSDDDLEKLGELGSGNGGVVMKVRHIPTELIMARKLIHLEVKPAIKKQIIRELKVLHECNFPHIVGFYGAFYSDGEISICMEYMDGGSLDLILKRAGRIPESILGKITLAVLKGLSYLRDKHAIMHRDVKPSNILVNSSGEIKICDFGVSGQLIDSMANSFVGTRSYMSPERLQGTHYSVQSDIWSLGLSLVEMAIGMYPIPPPDASTLEAIFNDDPEDGQQTIVEPKVMAIFELLDYIVNEPPPRLEHKIFTDDFKNFVDICLKKNPDERADLKTLLSHAWIRKAEIEEVDIAGWVCKTMDLPPSTPKRNTSPNQ; the protein is encoded by the exons ATGTCgaagaataaattaaatttaacgctGCCTCCTGGAGCTGTAGATGCAACAGTGGCCGCGTCACAGGTTGTACCAACACCGCCATTCAAGACACCATCAGGAACAGA TTTACTGGGGAAGCCGAAGACGAGCATCGAGGCGCTGACGGAGACACTGGAAGAGTTGGAAATGGATGATTCCGCACGAAATCGTATTAAGGTCTTTCTCAGTCAAAAGGAGAAAATCGGAGAACTCTCTGATGATGATCTGGAAAAGTTGGGTGAACTTGGCTCCGGTAATGGTGGTGTAGTCATGAAGGTGCGTCACATACCCACAGAATTGATAATGGCACGCAAACTAATACACCTTGAGGTGAAGCCggcaattaaaaaacaaataatacgcGAACTGAAAGTGTTGCACGAGTGTAACTTCCCGCATATTGTTGGTTTCTATGGTGCATTCTACAGTGACGGTGAAATCAGCATTTGTATGGAGTATATGGATGGTGGTTCTTTGGATCTGATATTAAAACGTGCTGGTCGCATACCGGAATCTATACTTGGTAAAATAACGTTAGCCGTGCTAAAGGGTCTAAGCTACTTGCGTGATAAACATGCTATAATGCATCGAGATGTGAAGCCGAGTAATATACTGGTGAACAGCAGTGGCGAAATAAAGATTTGTGATTTTGGCGTATCCGGGCAGTTAATTGATTCCATGGCCAATTCCTTTGTAGGCACGCGCAGTTATATGTCG CCGGAGCGTTTGCAGGGTACACACTACTCGGTGCAATCGGATATTTGGTCGCTCGGTTTGTCACTAGTTGAGATGGCAATTGGCATGTATCCGATACCGCCACCCGACGCCAGTACACTGGAAGCGATATTTAATGACGATCCAGAGGACGGACAACAAACCATCGTAGAACCTAAAGTGATGGCAATTTTTGAGCTACTCGATTACATTGTCAATGAACCACCGCCTAGGTTGGAGCACAAAATATTCACCGACGACTTTAAAAACTTCGTAGACATATGTCTGAAGAAAAATCCCGATGAACGTGCTGATTTGAAAACACTGCTG AGTCACGCATGGATACGCAAGGCTGAGATTGAGGAGGTGGATATTGCTGGTTGGGTGTGCAAAACAATGGATCTGCCACCATCGACACCGAAACGCAACACATCGcccaatcaataa